TGAACTCCACACTGGCTTCAATTCCATCTACTTCAGTATCAAGATCTGAAATAACACAAAACCCACCAAACATCAGCTTTCAACAAGTCTTAAGATTATGCAAAGTGAATGACAATTCCCTCTACCAGAGCCATCTTTCCTTGTGCACTCATtgtaaaagaaagcatttttttaagcaacagaAACTGtattaaatagaagaaaaaataatttgtgggTTCACTCCAGAAACAGACCTGTCACAAAGAACAGCTTCCAAATTCTCATCAGCAATGTTCAGCAATGAACAGAACGACTGTCCTCTATTGTTTGCTGCTATTGATTACATCAAAATGAACAACGCATGAAATTATTAGGTTCTTCTACAGCTGCTGGCCATGTATAGTGCCACATGCACAATAATTCATCCACGTAACTATTTATATGCTGGCAGTGCAAACAGGCTTGCAAGGCTAAGCCATGATCACCAATAATTCATCTCACGTAACAGAGAAGGCTGTGTAACCAAAGACTCCATGTGGGTTCAACGTGATGGTATCACTAAAGATTAAGTCAGATAGGAGGCAAAAAGAGAGCTTGAATACACAGTGTTGTATTAGCACAGTTCTATCTTCAGTTTCCCCCTTTTTCTCTATTAGAGACCCAGAAAATAACAGACTATGGAACAAACCACTTCACGGACACGTTGGGTGAATTGTCTTCTAAGCATCTGCTCACTGCCTGGCCAGCTCCTACAAGAGGTCTGAATACATGGCAGCAAATACAGAGATTACACTGAGCTATCTGTCCAAAACACTGCAGCCAGATGTGACCaggccaagctggctgtgttCCAGAGATGGTCCTTTCTCCTGTCAGCACCCAAGCTGCAGTCTTCCTCCTGCTGGTCTCACTGTTTCTGCATCTGCAGACAGGGCGTAATGCCACACCACACAGACACTGAGGGACTTGGTGATGATGCACGTTAGAGAGAACATCATGCATCAGAGTCAAAACAGCTTTAGCTCCCCTACCTGCAACAACGTGGGACACCTTATCGCTTATGTACATCAGGCAGTAAGCACTGGCGTTCCTCAGGCCACCAAATGAATCTCTCTCCAGCTCTTCCCACGATGATTCTGTCACTGAGATGTCATTGTATTTCAGCCAGCTTTTCCGAGGCTGGTCATATATGAAGGCCCAGTAGTGACCAGCATTTGCTTGCCCTTCATGCACCAAGACAGCGTGCAAGTGATAAGGAACCTGTAAGTTCACATGGACAGAGCTTTCAGATTCACTTTTAGTAAAGGAAGTTATCTGATCTTTATGAAGAAGTTGGAAAATACATTCACAGCCATTGCCTCGTGCAAGAATTGTAACACTGGGatcttttcaaaatacagcaaagtGGGTAACTTGAACTGACAACTAACAAGATGCACTATCAGCATCAGTCTAATATTTACTGCATGAAGTGGCATCTCCTACCTGCTGGAGGTGAGGGTCGCTGTACATTTCGTCAATGGATAGGCTGACTCTGGCAATGGACTCCTTCAGATCTGCCAAGAACaccatgaattaaaaaaaatacctagAAATGCCATGATTTCCAGAAAGCTTGAAGCCAGGCAGTAACTACTGAGTGCACtcaacagcagagctgaaacCCACGCATGATTATTTGATGGTAGATCTAAGCTCAGTGGCTATACCATCTACCTCAGAACATACCAAAGAGTCATTTTTAGATGAGCAGAAAGACCCGAGGGCACAGCTCAGGATGCATTCAGCTGAAGCAACAGAGGGGGATTCGGGCTGGCAATAAACACAAAAGTCACAACCAACGTTTAGGGCCGACCTCGCACATCTTGCTCAATCTCATTCCTCCATCGCTGCAGACACGTCGTAACCAGGTTCATCTCTTCCTCAGAAACCACGTGGGGAGCAGGACAGTCTGACATCTCTGCTGGTGGTTCAGAAGGCTGCAGAGGCGCGTTCAGTTGTTGCTGAGGTGAGGAATTTGCCAATAGGACAGCTTCATCTTCAGGTTTACCATCCTTTCCATCTAGCATGCTGCAAAGCAAAAGCCAAGTGTAAGCCAAGCACGCTGAGCAGGCTCGTCATCATCCAATACTGTAGTAATGTAACGGttaatggaagagaaaaattagGAAAAGGTACATAATTCAACTCAGGATCACTGCTCATCCATGGCAATATGGCAACGCTGCTGGAAAAGGAACAGTAAAATGAACCAACCAGAAAAACCAGCAGACTACCTGCAGTCATAGACTGAACTGAATGAAAAGTGGGCACCAACTGCTCATGTATCACAAGCACCCACGTCAATAATTGGCTTTTAGAACTCAAACCAGCACGACTTAGCTGAAAGTTAGCCTATTCTCCAAAAAATGGTTTCTATTTCCATTTACCAACCTGTCAGGCTGTGAAGGTGTGCCCAGAATGAGCGACTCGCCCTGGGACTGCCTGTCCATCATCTGAGAGTCCTCAGTAGAAGACACGCACGCAGAGGACACAGCTCCAGCAGGCTTTGTAGTGATGAATTCCAGAACATATTGCAGCATGTCAGGCAGTGGGAAGCGTGCTGGGCCAGAGCCGTACTTCATATACCTGCAATGATAGAGCAAAACATTCCGTTAACGAAGGAATAGAGCTGTTTGGTTAAACCTGagacaaacaacaaacaggCAACTACATATCGGGTTGTGACACTACTTATTTACAGACAgagcatttcttttcatgtctgtttggaaaataaatatgttatCAGATAACTCTAGGACACATTTCCCCATGGAAATTCCCAAAGCTGCCATTCTGGGATCCCCCCATGCACTACCTACACATTTCTCAACCATTTCTATTCATATAATAAaagtcagtgctgctgcttttttgacAGATAGCCTTAGACCCAGAATATTCCTTTGCTTTGTGTGAAGGTGGAATAACACACCACTCACCTAAGGCAATCCTTGCACGTACCACAtgtacaaacaaaaaaccaatgAATGAAACCCCAGTAACCCAGCTCCACTATAGCAACATACACAGACTTGGTTCAAAAGACAAAAACTTGGACCCTGCAACCATGTGGTATCCATGCACACACATTTGTGTCCCACAGACatgcagctcttctgctgttctgaagGCTTTGCAGCAACACGAggagccctgtgctgcaaaAAACCTCTCTCCAAGCCCCGTGTTTCCTCCAAGGAGAAGCACGCCTTGCACACCCACAGCTTGAGTGTCATGGgcagagggaaagagaggaagCCTTGGTGCCCTGCAGCGGCCAAAACACGGGCATGCCATCAGCTCCTCTTTGGTCAGAgacccaaaacacagcacagccagctgctaGGAAGGAAAcaagctccatcccagccagacCAGCACAACTCCAGACAGGGACCCAACCTTCCTTACAGGTTttgcagagaggctgtggatgccccatccctggaggcactcaagatcaggctggatgtggctctgggcagcctgggctgctggttggcgaccctgcacatagcagggggttggacctggatgagcactgtgctccttttcaacccaggccattctacggTTCTATTATTCCAGTGCTTGCTTCTGCCTTGCTGTTTAAAAGAAACCGTTTCCGAACTCCCACACAACACAAGAGTAAAGCTGTAGCTGACTGCTCACCTTTCCAGTTTCTGTTGCAGAACCAGCATCTTCTCCttcaatttcttcatttcttctctctttgtctGAATAAGCTCTTTGCTGCAGTAGAGGTACCTAAACAGACAACACAGAACCTCACCATGGGGAACCTATTTACTTCTCAGATCCGCAGTCTTCCATAAGTACTTCAGAATCCATCCTCGCTCGCCAGCTTTCAACATGCTGTACAAGACAGCAACTCACCTGTCCATGAAAATAGTCTGAGGGAACTCCAGCTTTGTGTGGATTTTCTCTGGCTGTCCCAGGGATTGGTTGAACTCAAATCGGGAGAGTTCAAAGGTCAGCACAGGAGGGAGTTTGGTGAACCAGCGCTGCAACAGAAGCAGAAACGCCCCCGAGGGGACCTGTTTTAAGATGACTGCTCAGCATCACGCCTCAGACCCACCCTAAACATCTGTCTTTCAATGCTGGATGTACGTTGTGTTTATGGAGAGACTaggcagaaaaactgaactACATGAGATTAAGTTTTCTGCTTCCGCCCTATGTTTTTACCACCAAGGAGCCTCCAAACTGCTTTCAGAAAGTTCACACATCCAACTTCACAGCTTACTAACTGAGGCCTACACAACTCACAGACACTACATCAACTCTGCATGTCAGAGCCTCCAATAGATAGCCATTCTCCAACATACATCACATGCAATGATGAGCAACAAGACAGGAGTCCTCAAGCAGCGCCTTATTCCTCATCCCCTCTGTTTATGAACCATTCAAATGAGGAGATTCAGACAAGAGATTCACTTCCCATACATTTAACAAGCTGTTGCAAGGAgccacacagaaagaaagattgaTGGTtgaatttctccttcctctgcctttccGGGCTCACAGCATTTCAAGCATCCCCAAGTGCACCCCACCTACCTGACAAAGCACTGTGCACACCATTCCCTGTCGGACTCACTGTGAACACACTAAGGGCATTTTCCTTGGCATGGTTCATGTCATGCATTCTGCCACAGCGAATCTGCCCCACACCAAAGTGCCACAGCACATCTTAGATCTCAGATATTTACAGTGGAGGtgattggggttttttttaaatgctttttaaagcagttaGCAGAGGGAAAGCCTCACCTTCAGAACAAGACAAcataaaaacagagaaggaaaggttTTCACACCTATTACCTAGGGCAGAACGTACGTTCTAATTAACCCCAGCAATGCTTTGATGCACTCACTCATACAACAAAATGCACCTTCTCCTCTACGCCCATATCATGCAGGCTTCCTAGGAAGTAACAACACATTTTCCACATGgtttcacagaacaaaaatacttttctctgtCCCTTCTAAGCCAGACACCTCTGTGCATTTCTCAAACcagccttcagctgctcttAATACACACAGGATGCTGAATGCAATGGTACATCTTAGCTTTCTACTTCGCTGCATTTACGTAGTTTATGATTGATTTGTGATTTGTGggtttaaagaagaaataaagaaagaaaaagtaaattaaataaatcagcACAGTCAGAAGGTAAgagtgaaaatgagaagaacACACACTGTAATAGGGAGAAAGATACAAATTCCAAATGGCATACCATAGAGATAAGCACTGTACTTTTACCCTCCGAAAATAAGGAGGCAGTGGTTCTCCCCCTACTCAGGTACAGGTAGGCTtcaacagaaagagagagacttTATCACACTTGCATCAGAAGCATACGTtgacctttttattttaaaacaaacccCTTGAATTGGTTATACAGGACAACACATCTTTACAAACAAGCAGACTCAGCATCTCACAGCTGACATACAGCGACGTGAGATCCCAGGCAGCCAGAAAACATCCTTGTATTCAATTAGAGACCGTTGGCAATTGCCATTTACAGTTAGCACACTACACTGAGACACACCTGTGCTACACGCATTGagttttttctttagaaagcaaCCAAAAGCTCAACAACAAAACTTCCAACTAACCTCCTGTACATATTTCACTGACTGAGTTGCTGTCTCCTCATCCATCTCTCCCTCCACCATGGCTCCTTCCAAGCACTCATTCAAGTTTCGATAACCATTTACCTGAAGGGGATACTGACCAAAGGTTTCGATCTTGGAAAAAGTATTGCCTGAATGATGAAAACGATACAAAACCCATGAACTAACTTCAGTGAGCAAAAGAACTCCCATTAACACAAGAGGTTGTTGTAAACACCGGGTTAGATGCACCAAATGAAGTGCTCATAGCTCTCTCCGCACGTCTCTCAGGGTAAGCCTCCTCCCAAATGAGTGCTTTCAAATGCACGAGCACTTATGAgtattaaatgttttcagaagacaTATTATATAAATGTTAAAGACAGCTCTATAAGGAAAGGCTATTTGCAGGTTTACTGTGACAATGAAAATCCAGGCAATTTCAACAAGAGTGTGCAACAAAAACATGCATCACTATTGCCGTACATCAAAGCACTCAAAGGACTTCAAAAGTGGAACTACCAAAACCTTCACTCACCCTCGTGGACCCCCTCAGTCAAGAAAGTCCCATAGAAAAGTTGGACCATTGGGTTTTCGGATTTGTCCCCAGGgcttctgtttcagaaagaaaaagcacagaattcaTTTGTAGGTTGCAAAATAAAGCCCTAACTCATCATCCAACCCTCAGCTTGGGCATCATTCTGTGACCAAAAGCAACGTTTTTATCACAGCATAGAACACAGAGGAAGCTTGTCATATGTTCCCATACTCAAAAGCACATTGTAATACTTATATtggcaaggaagaaaatacGCAGGCACTGTCTTATGGAAATACAACTCCAAAAAGCCACGTCTATTTGTTTACACCAGTCTGCAGAGCTCCCACAGAGCTGATGTGCTCTGGGGGCCATACTGGCCTTGAATGTAGTCTTATACTCAGGCATGAAACGTAGATCTAATGCTCTATAAGCATACTTCAGGCTGAAGGGGGACTACCATCAGCCAGCAAACAAGTTTTTCCTCACACATGGACAATGTTTGCTTAAAGCTCTCTCATGTGCTAAGCAGTCACATCTAAAATAGTGTTTCTCCTCAGTGACAGGTCGAGCTCCTGGGATCTTAAAAAACTCACCTGACATTCACAGCGAGCTGGAATGCATCTTCCAGCCAATCCAGCAGTTTGTGTGTGAACTCACTCACATCTTGCTGCAAGAGAGACAGAAGCCGAGAGTCaaacacacagagcagaaagtgGTTCCACACTGCTGGTCTCACAAACCAGCTCTAATAAAATCCAGTTGGTACCATCCACCTGAAAGAAgggcaaaagcccagcttcaCCAGTAATGAACACCCTGTTCATGTGCAGATAAGAGGAAATGAACCACCTAGCTGGCAtagggcacagcagcactctgctggctGGTCAATGACCAAGCTTGTACCCACACAACCCAAAGATAGCTGTCTGCCTGCTGCCAAACACACCAAGAGACCTCTGGAAACAAGAGGATGAAACCACACAGGGTTTCTCTGTTATCAAGTGCTGGTTTGAGGAAAGGCTCTGTAACGTGGTTTTACCTGCTGCTCCTCGGTTGATTTAAACGCATCCCTTAAGAGttccagtgctgcagaaggGTCCACAAACTTCCGACGTGTTCCCAGCATTAAAGCAAACAGACACTGAAGCTCTTGCATGAAtgcaatatttctttttccctgcaacacaaaaagaagagaacaCAAACCCTTCCTGCACTGTGAACCAAGTGCTGCAGAATACCACATGCACATACCTTAACAGCTAAGCTAACAACCATAGGAGGAGATGACATTAAGaaggacaaaagcagaaagacatGTGGTGTTGCTCAGAAGCAATGTGATCTTCCAAGGAATGCacgggagaaaaaaataactttgagGTGCCCAAAGTAAGGGCtaaaacataaagcaaaaacCCAGTGAGCTTTTCAGTGTATTCTGTCTGTGCTTTGGGTTACCTTTACTAAGAGCACATGCAAAAGTACACCAAAGTCTCCTAAATGGGAGGACAGGACAGCATAACAAGCAGAAGATAATTCTTTGCATCacatttccctttaaatactTTGTAAGCACCTCCTGCTGATCTTTCTCAGAAGGCACTGGGGCTGGATGCACCCTCACACCGACTcaatagaaccatagaatggcctgggttgaaaaaaaccacagtgctcatacagttccaaccccctgctatgtgcagggtcgccaaccagcagcccaggctgcccagagccacatccagcctggccttgagtgcctgcagggatggggcatccacagcctccttgggcaacctgttcagtgcgtcaccacctctGGGTGATAACACTACACTCAATCACTGACTCAAACACTACTTCTATAATGAATATGAACAAAATAACAACCTGGAGCTGCCAAATAAGCTTTATGCAGCAGGTTTCTCCTGCCCCTCACTTAGAGTAAAGCTTTATGACAATCAttcagtttgtttgctttcctttctagTGATTCTGCCTTTAAAAAAGTGTTTCCCAGCCTCAAAGCAGCTGGATGGTTTAGAAGTCATTAACATAGAGCCAGAGGTCTGGGATAGCCTGTTCCCAGTGTAATCTGctcaaagaaacagcaaagcaggatAGCACAAGAGGGAAACTCCCTAACTTCACGTGATGAAAACTCACAGTGCGTGTCCGGCAGCTCTCAAGTACATTTGGTGGGAAGGAGTAGCTGAGCACCAACCTCCGGAACTGCGGCAACTGGAAAAGAGACTGAAAGGAATGGAGAGAGAAACGCTGATCAACACCTCCACGTTGCTGACTCATTTCAGTTTGATGCACTCCACAGCCTTTTCTGTTCACTCCTCATTGTCCCTCGGCCTCAGGGCACTAAGAAGCGAGCAGCCTGagtggcagagcagcacagccataCCTCCCAGATTCCTTGTGCTCCTCCCAAAGACCTCATCTCCCCATTCCCGGGCTATAAAACTGGCTTAGGAAGAAGTATTGGGAAAAGCACACAGGAGCAAGTGACACACAGAAGGGAGCCCAACTGCAGCTACTTTACCTCCTCTCAAGGATGGGGAGCCAATGGATCAGCATTTACATGCTGATGTAAAATGGTTACAAGAAGCAAATGTGCTCAGTTCCACTTACTGTTGTCTCTTCCTGTTTAGGTTATCACTGATAATACACACCACCGAGCTGCTTGTTAGTTCCAAGCCTGTGCCACTGTATCCCATTAAGCAGAACCTGATACCCCATGCATTATGGAGCTAACAATAACATCAGTATAATTACATCATCAGTTCCAATCAAGTTTCTGCCATTCAGTAAGCACTTGTACATCAatgcaccaaaaaaaaccagctGCATACATGCACACGGACTACATGCATCCATAGCTTTTGATGCAAAGTCTCCACTTAAATGCTCTTTTGGCACACGCTCAGAGGAACCCTTAATTATGTCCAATAAAAAGGAGAAGTGTTATCTGAGGATAGGCACAACCACCAATTTACACGTGTCAGCACTTCACGTTACATGTTAAATTCTAACTGACAGACATTTTGTCTCCAAGactgcagcagtgacagaagAATCTGGCCACCACGTTACCTGTATGACAGCACTAAACCAACACGTGTTGCCGATGTTCTTCATCCCCACAGGCCAATCGCCCACTCTCTTCCAGTCGCTCTGTTTGGAATTCTCTCCCCAGACTTCACAGCGTTTCCTTTTGGAGCGGTTTTTGTGTTCAGGAGAATGGACCTCCTGTGGTCTGTCACAAGGCAGGAAGGTCAATGAGAAACACCACCTCACAATGACTGTCTGGGCACTGTACCCCAGCCACGGGCAGAGCTGTCAGGCAGTACCTGGCACTACAGACAACATATACCTCATCCAATTCCTAAGACGTTTCAGCTCTGAACCTACAGCTCCACCAACCTTTCAGCAGCATGAGCTTTTGGTGATTCCAGCTGTCCGTAGGCAACAGCTGAGTGcacatctcctttcttttcagggTCGAACGCAGCACCACCTGGAAGCAGGACAGCATTCTGATCAGTCTTCCATCACGAGCAGGTCAATGTTTTCTCTAAAAAGAACTTCTAGAGAACATTACACGTCATCAATGTGATTTTTGA
The sequence above is drawn from the Gallus gallus isolate bGalGal1 chromosome 24, bGalGal1.mat.broiler.GRCg7b, whole genome shotgun sequence genome and encodes:
- the USP28 gene encoding ubiquitin carboxyl-terminal hydrolase 28 isoform X2, encoding MTAELQAASGGPGGLEADCQVLNKMKEITGIQDADFLHAALKAAKGNLMEALIVLTEERDQEPVQNTAAAEPSSWEGSAVGKEPPQGGAAFDPEKKGDVHSAVAYGQLESPKAHAAERPQEVHSPEHKNRSKRKRCEVWGENSKQSDWKRVGDWPVGMKNIGNTCWFSAVIQSLFQLPQFRRLVLSYSFPPNVLESCRTRTGKRNIAFMQELQCLFALMLGTRRKFVDPSAALELLRDAFKSTEEQQQDVSEFTHKLLDWLEDAFQLAVNVRSPGDKSENPMVQLFYGTFLTEGVHEGNTFSKIETFGQYPLQVNGYRNLNECLEGAMVEGEMDEETATQSVKYVQERWFTKLPPVLTFELSRFEFNQSLGQPEKIHTKLEFPQTIFMDRYLYCSKELIQTKREEMKKLKEKMLVLQQKLERYMKYGSGPARFPLPDMLQYVLEFITTKPAGAVSSACVSSTEDSQMMDRQSQGESLILGTPSQPDSMLDGKDGKPEDEAVLLANSSPQQQLNAPLQPSEPPAEMSDCPAPHVVSEEEMNLVTTCLQRWRNEIEQDVRDLKESIARVSLSIDEMYSDPHLQQVPYHLHAVLVHEGQANAGHYWAFIYDQPRKSWLKYNDISVTESSWEELERDSFGGLRNASAYCLMYISDKVSHVVAGEGDGSEVGQFQKEVEALPPELRRYIQEDNWRLEQEAEEWEEEQSCKIPSTASESQELSPESGLDPPAAHEQSLRSLSSEHAMIAKEQTAKAIANAAKVYEKNGVEAALCEPKEVEPMKAQLGETTFTVQAEQPQDAKEAEPTAQSSSQISEVEIPSVGKVPVRSDADGYNEEVMLSPAMQGVILAIAKARQTFDRDGSEAGLVKAFHEEYSRLYLLSKETPTPQNDARLQHVLVYFLQNDAPQQIVERTLLEQFADKNLSYDERSISIMKVARDKLKEIGPDEVNMEEYKKWHEDYSLFRKVSVYLLTGLELYQNRKYKESLTYLIYAYQSNTTLLKKGANRGVNESLITLYRRKCLLKLNEVASSLFVSCEEAHVAEGISILNELIIPCMHLINNFDISREDMDAIEVMRNRWCSYLGREDMDASLQIRLGELLPRLLDGSTEVVVLKEPPKIRPNSPYDLCSRFAAVMESIHDASTVTVK
- the USP28 gene encoding ubiquitin carboxyl-terminal hydrolase 28 isoform X5, producing MTAELQAASGGPGGLEADCQVLNKMKEITGIQDADFLHAALKAAKGNLMEALIVLTEERDQEPVQNTAAAEPSSWEGSAVGKEPPQGGAAFDPEKKGDVHSAVAYGQLESPKAHAAERPQEVHSPEHKNRSKRKRCEVWGENSKQSDWKRVGDWPVGMKNIGNTCWFSAVIQSLFQLPQFRRLVLSYSFPPNVLESCRTRTGKRNIAFMQELQCLFALMLGTRRKFVDPSAALELLRDAFKSTEEQQQDVSEFTHKLLDWLEDAFQLAVNVRSPGDKSENPMVQLFYGTFLTEGVHEGNTFSKIETFGQYPLQVNGYRNLNECLEGAMVEGEMDEETATQSVKYVQERWFTKLPPVLTFELSRFEFNQSLGQPEKIHTKLEFPQTIFMDRYLYCSKELIQTKREEMKKLKEKMLVLQQKLERYMKYGSGPARFPLPDMLQYVLEFITTKPAGAVSSACVSSTEDSQMMDRQSQGESLILGTPSQPDSMLDGKDGKPEDEAVLLANSSPQQQLNAPLQPSEPPAEMSDCPAPHVVSEEEMNLVTTCLQRWRNEIEQDVRDLKESIARVSLSIDEMYSDPHLQQVPYHLHAVLVHEGQANAGHYWAFIYDQPRKSWLKYNDISVTESSWEELERDSFGGLRNASAYCLMYISDKVSHVVAGEGDGSEVGQFQKEVEALPPELRRYIQEDNWRLEQEAEEWEEEQSCKIPSTASESQELSPESGLDPPAAHEQSLRSLSSEHAMIAKEQTAKAIANAAKVYEKNGVEAALCEAFHEEYSRLYLLSKETPTPQNDARLQHVLVYFLQNDAPQQIVERTLLEQFADKNLSYDERSISIMKVARDKLKEIGPDEVNMEEYKKWHEDYSLFRKVSVYLLTGLELYQNRKYKESLTYLIYAYQSNTTLLKKGANRGVNESLITLYRRKCLLLNEVASSLFVSCEEAHVAEGISILNELIIPCMHLINNFDISREDMDAIEVMRNRWCSYLGREDMDASLQIRLGELLPRLLDGSTEVVVLKEPPKIRPNSPYDLCSRFAAVMESIHDASTVTVK